The following are encoded in a window of Rosa chinensis cultivar Old Blush chromosome 4, RchiOBHm-V2, whole genome shotgun sequence genomic DNA:
- the LOC112200930 gene encoding probable xyloglucan endotransglucosylase/hydrolase protein 23: MASFKSALSLLLLALPLLVMVASAGNFNQDFQITWGDGRAKILNNGQLLTLTLDKASGSGFESKNEYLFGKIDMQLKLVAGNSAGTVTAYYLRSEGSLWDEIDFEFLGNLSGDPYILHTNVFTQGKGNREQQFYLWFDPTADFHAYSILWNPQRIVFSVDGTPIREFKNMESIGVPFPKNQPMRLTSSLWNADDWATRGGLVKTDWSKAPFTASYRNFNADKACIWSRTNKTSSCSSSSSSSSSKIPGNEWLTEDLDTTKQGRLRWVQKNYMIYNYCSDIKRFPQGLPTECKS; encoded by the exons ATGGCTTCTTTCAAATCTGCTCTTTCACTGCTGCTGCTTGCTTTACCTCTTCTTGTTATGGTTGCCTCTGCGGGTAACTTCAACCAGGACTTTCAAATTACATGGGGAGATGGCCGAGCCAAGATACTCAACAATGGCCAACTTCTTACTCTAACGCTCGACAAAGCCTCTGGCTCTGGTTTCGAATCCAAAAATGAATATCTCTTCGGCAAAATCGATATGCAGCTCAAGCTTGTTGCTGGGAACTCTGCTGGAACTGTCACCGCCTACTAT TTACGCTCAGAAGGATCATTATGGGATGAAATAGACTTTGAGTTCTTGGGAAACCTGAGTGGTGACCCTTACATTCTTCACACCAATGTGTTCACCCAAGGCAAAGGAAACAGAGAGCAACAATTCTATCTCTGGTTCGACCCAACTGCTGATTTCCACGCCTATTCCATTCTCTGGAATCCACAGCGCATTGT TTTCTCTGTGGATGGAACTCCCATTAGAGAGTTCAAGAACATGGAATCAATTGGAGTTCCATTCCCAAAGAACCAGCCAATGAGATTAACCTCTAGTCTCTGGAATGCTGATGATTGGGCAACAAGGGGAGGGCTTGTGAAGACAGACTGGAGCAAAGCTCCTTTCACTGCTTCCTACAGGAACTTCAATGCCGACAAGGCTTGTATTTGGTCAAGGACTAACAAAACATCTTCGTGCAGCTCGTCATCGTCATCGTCAAGTTCTAAAATACCTGGTAATGAATGGCTCACAGAAGATCTCGACACAACGAAGCAGGGGAGGCTGAGATGGGTGCAGAAGAACTACATGATCTATAATTACTGCTCTGACATTAAGAGATTTCCCCAGGGACTCCCTACTGAATGCAAGTCGTAA